The Phormidium sp. PBR-2020 DNA segment GTTCTCCTTAATCTGCTCGACGGTTTCTCGGTCGCTAATTCCCAATTTTTCTTTGATAATCAAAGCCCCCAGTGCCATACGAAAGGGTTTAGCTGGCGCTCCCATTTCTTCGGAGAAATTCTGGGCATATTCTTCCTCAAATTCTGACCAGGGAATTAGGCTTGCCAGAACCACCCAACGATTTTCTACACACAACTGTCCCTCAAAGGGAAGTTCAAAGGCTTCATCGGGTGAGTCGGGATTTTGTGATTTTCGATACATTTTATTGTTCCGGATGCACGGTAGTTTCCCATTGTACCTCTTTTTTGAGGTTTTTGACGCCAGCTCCAAACCCTTCTAAGCCTCACGCTGTAAGCTTTCCACCTCTTTTCAGCAAGCCCTATGTAAATGAACTCCCAACCCAAGGTGGAGGAAAACGTTGAATTTATGAAACATTTTTCCTAAAATACTCGTCTTATTAAACAAGGATGGGTTACAATAAAAAAGCTGAAATCCATCAGCAAAAAACCTAAAAATCCACGGGTGTTTCTACCTGAAACATTACTTAAACCTGTGGAGGTTAAAATGGGCAATACCATTATTGGGACGCTAATTTCAGACCTGATTATTCCTGGGGGAAATATCCAGGGCGAACCCCTACCCGACTTATCAGGGGATGACATCATCGATGGCGTTGGCGGAGATAACGTCATTGCCGCCAGTGATGGCAACGATAGCGTTGTCGGTCGTTCTGGAAATGACCTGTTATTCGGCAACCAAGGGGACGATACCCTACGAGCCGGAGCCGGAAATGATACTTTGTATGGAGGACAAGGAAATGATGTCCTCTTTGGCGACTCGGGAAATAACTATCTCTCGGGCGATCGTGGCAACGATACCATCTTTGGGGGCAGTGGGAATGACATCATGCTTGGGGGAGAAGACGACGACTACCTCATCGCTGGTGATGGTAACAACACCCTCGCCGGGGGAGACGGAAACGACACTCTCGAAGGGGGAAATGGCGATGATTTGATGTTCGGGAACCAAGGGGACGATGTTATCCGCGCCGGAGAGGGGAACAATACCCTCTATGGCGGTGCCGGGAATGATACCCTCGTCGGCGGGCCCGGCAACAACTTCCTTTCCGGTGACTTAGGGGCCGACGTGCTGATTGGCGGTGAGGGACAAGACACCTTTGCTATGTCTCGCCGCAGTGATAATGTCACCAGCGGCGGCGTCAACCTCACCGATGCTGACCGCATTCGCGACTTTGTCCGGGGCCGAGATCAGTTATTCCTCGATGGCTTACCTTTCGAAGACATCAGCATCGAAGTCGATGGGAATAACTCTATCATCAAAGATACCGTCACCGACCAGTTCCTCGCCGTCGTCGAAGGTGTCTCCGACCTCGATGCAACGGACTTCTCCAGTGATATCGCCGATCCTGAACCACCGCGAACCTTCGAGTTTGTGGATGAAAATGGTGAACTCGTCAATCTCTATGAGTTCAATCAACAAGATGGAGGGAGTACCGCCGGTGAGTTAATTCCCCGCAGCATCTTTGTCAAACGCAGTGGAACGACTGGGGAAGATAACCTCTTGTTCAACAAAATCCCGGCGACTGCCTTTGACGGCGTTGATTTTGAAAGTCCCGACGAACCACGAGTTGTTAGCTTTGCTGATGGCCAAGGAACGGCCGCCTTTGACATCAATCTCATCAACGAAGTCTTGGGAACTAGTCCCGTTGAAGGGGGCGATCGCTTCTTCTCCTTACAACTGAGGAAAGACACGGTTGTCGTTGATAATGCCAACTTCCTCATCCAGCGCGGTTCCGCTGCTTTCCTCGGAGGTGGCTTCACCTTTACTCAAGGCCTGAAGGAGATTGGTAGTAGTGATGGCGCTCGTCAAGACGGGCTGGCAAGCTTCGTCCCCGGCGATCCTGACTTCATCCGGTTTACAATTGTCCGCCCCGAGTCGAATGCCGATGTTGCTGCCACTGTTAATGTAAGCACCAGTGCGGGCTCGGGCGCTACTGGCGTCACGGACATCAGTAACTTAGGATCAGGCGCAGGCCAAGGCGATTTTCTAATTTTAGAAAATAAACCCATTGAATTTGGTGTCGGTCAGACTGAGCAGACCTTCCAGGTCCCGGCGTTCTTCGATGGCGGCTCTAATAGCTTTATGGAGGTAGCCTTATCTGGAGACGGCCTCGGGATTATCCCCACCGCACAAGTCGATATCCTCTAAGGAGTTTCTCTGGCTGCATCCTCAACTTCAAATTCATCTCAACACCCCCCTGTGGGGTGTTTTTTTTGCCCTCCCTTCCCCTCCTCCCCCCTCCTCCCCCCTTCTCCCTCCGTGACCTCTGTGACTCTGTGGTTCCCCTCCTCCCCCTTGACATAAAAAATCCATTTCGCTATAATAGAACCATAAATAAAGCTTCACCCCTCAATGCAAAGCGCACCAAAATTTTGATTGAGGTTGGCAAGGCTTCGCGGCCCCGGTGCGGGCCGCGCAAAGCCAAACATCTAAGCAGCGCAATTTTATTTCCGATTAACGTACAGAAATCAGAAATAAAAACTGGGGGCATCACACCCCCAGCCTGAATCTCAATTACGCATCTCCCACAGGATTACGTTCCTTAATCAAACGAATCGCGCGACTGACACTCTCCGGGAGAATCACCACCAAACTATCCTTCGGCGCCTCATCGAGGGCAATGTTAATCGCCTTCTCCTCACTAAGAATCGACTCATAACGAGCATCAGGATTCACCTCCTCAATCCCCTTGCAAATCCAATCCGCCGCATCCCCCCGAGGACGACCCCGAGTATCATCATCCTCCTTGACAATAATTTGGTCGAAAATCTCCGCCGAGAGACGGCCCAACTCAACAAAATCCTCATCGCGGCGATCGCCCGGGCCCCCAATCACCCCAATACAAGACCCCGGCCAATTGCGGACAAAGCCTCCCAACGCCTCATAACTGGCCGCATTATGGGCATAATCCACCAAGGCATGGAAATCACCCAAATCAAATAGATTCATCCGTCCCGGAGTCTGATCCACCGAAGCCTTAAAAGTCGCCAAACCCGCACGAATCGCCTCCAACTCAACCCCTTGCACATAGGTCGCAATACAAGCAGCCAAGGCATTAGCAATCATAAACGGCGCCATCCCCTTCAGGGTTAGAGGAACCTCCTCAGCCTTAGCAATCCGTACCATGGAACCGCCATCAAGAACCACCAGATAGCCATCCTGATACACCGCCGCCTTACCACCATTCTCCACATGACCCCGCACAATCTCATTATCCGGGTTCATCGAGAAATAGGCGATATTCGATCGCAGATTCTTCGCCATCCCCGCCACCAACACATCATCGGCATTGAGAACCGCATAGCCATCCGGGTGAACCGCCTCAGCCACCACCGCTTTCACACTGGCCATCTGTTCAATCGTATCAATATCACCAATGCCCAAATGGTCTGCGGCTACATTCAAGACCACTCCCACATTAGCTTCCTCAAAGGCTAACCCCGAGCGAAGAATCCCCCCGCGCGCAGTTTCCAACACCGCCATCTCAACCGTGGGGTCTCCCAAAATCAGGCCCGCACTCTGGGGCCCCGTATTATCGCCAGCCTCCGCCAAAAAGTCACCAATATAGGTTCCATCCGTCGTGGTGTACCCCACCACCTGACCCGTTTGCTTACAAATATGAGCAATCAAGCGTGTCGTCGTCGTCTTGCCATTGGTTCCCGTAATCGAGATAATCGGCACACTGTGGGGCGTTCCCGGCGGAAACAGCATATCCAACACCGGTTTAGCCACATTGCGGGGAGTCCCCTCACTGGGACTGACGTGCATCCGGAACCCAGGCGCAGCGTTGACTTCCACAATCACCCCATCCGTCTCCCGCAGCGGCCGGGAAATATCCGAGGTGACAATATCCATGCCGATAATATCCAAGCCAATAATCTTAGCCACCCGTTCGGCAATCCAACGGTTTTCTGGGTGAATCTCATCGGTGCGATCAATAGCAATCCCGCCGGTACTGAGGTTCGCCGTCGCTCGTAGATAACACACCTCGCCCTTATCGGGAATACTATGGGCATCGAGACCTTGACGATCTAACCATTGCAAACTGGTGTTATCCAGTTTCAGCCGGGTCAGGATATTGTCGTGACCATCGCCTCGGCGGGGATCTTGGTTCACATCATCCACCAACTCAGCAATGGTCGATTTGCCATCTCCCACCACATGGGCCGGCACCCGTTCCGCCACCGCCACCAATTTGCCATCAATCACCAGAACCCGATGGTCTTGGCCTTCGTAGTAGCGTTCCACAATCACAGAACGAGTTTTGGATTCTTCACTCGCCGCATCATAGGAGGCTTCCGCTTCCTGCCAACTGCGGATATTAATAGCAATGCCTCGGCCATGGTTGCCATCGAGGGGTTTAATCACCACCGGATAGCCCCCCACATCGGCGATCGCATCTTCGAGTTCATCAAGATAATGAATCACCGTTCCCCGAGGAACCGGAATCCCCGCATCAGCCAGAATGGTTTTCGTGCCTTCTTTGTCACAAGCCAGTTCCACCCCCAGAATGCCCGTGTTATCAGTGAGGGTGGCTTGAACCCGCTTCTGATGGACTCCCGTCCCAAAGCGGATCATGGCCCTAGCACTAAGTTGCGTCCAGGGAATATAGCGGCGATCGGCTTCTTTAATCAGGGCTTCGGTACTCGGACCTAAGGCCGCTTCATCCCGTAAATCCTGTAAATCCGTTAAATCCTGTTCTAACTCAGCCAGGGGATAACGGCCCGTTTCCACAATACTGGTACACATCCGCACCGCTGCCCGCGCGGCATAACGGCCTGCCCGTTCGTCCTTATACTCAAAGACAACATTGTAAATTCCCGGAGTCGCCGTCGAGCGAGCGCGGCCAAAGCCCACTTCCATGCCCGCGAGGGTTTGCATTTCCAGGGCCACATGCTCAATCACATGACCCAGTAATGTTCCCTCCTTAACTCGTTTAAGGAAACCACCGCGATGGCCCGGAGAACAGAAATGATCTTCAATACTCGGCAGCAGTTCGCTGAGGGTTTCGTAGAAGCCAGAGATGGTGTCCGTAGTCCGCTCGGCTAGATCCTCTAGGTCGAGACGCATAACAATTAACTTTTGGCGGCGAATACTCCAGTAGTTGGGTCCGCGTAACGTGAGGATCTTGAGAATTTTCATAGGAGTAAGTACCAGAGAATCTAGCCGGAGCAGATGGAGCAGTACGTGAACACTGTAGTTTAGTTTCGATCTGGCGATCGCCTGAAAACTGTTCGCAGTGAACAGAATCTGGGGATTGTTGATTAATCTAAGGTCAACCTAGGGACTAGGGGAACCTCAACTAATCTTGAGCCAACTGGGGTTGACGACCCAGTAAGCCAGTCATTAATCGTAACGCCGTTGTCTTGACTGGGGGAAGATGGCGTAACCCCCATAATCCTAGTTGACGCAGCAGCACTAGGGGCCACCAGTCGTTAGAAAAGAGGCGATCGAGGACATCGGTAAAGCCGAGAATGGTTAGGTTTTCCAGTTTACGCCAGCGTTCATATCGCTTCAAGACCGTCAACGTACCAATATCTTGACCCCGCTGCTGGGCGGACTGAAGCACTTCCGCCAGGGCCGCCACATCCCGAATCCCGAGGTTCATCCCCTGGCCACCCACGGGATGACAGCGATGGGCCGCATCGCCAACGAGGGCTAAACGAGGCTTGACATAGCGATCGCTCTGCATCAGTTGCACCGGAAATAAATAGCGGGGACTGGCCAACTCAACCCGTCCCATCTCCGAACCAAATCGCTGTTGCAGTCGCTCCCGAAACGCCGCCTCATCGAGTTCCATCAGGGCTTTAGCTTCCCCATGGGGGGCCGTCCAGACCACGTTACAGCGGTTTCCCGGTAAGGGCAGAATGGCGAAGGGACCACTGGCCTGAAACTTCTCATAGGCGATGTCGTCGTGGGATTTTTCGGGCTTAACTTTGAAGGTGACACAGGATTGCCAGTATTTCCAGCCTCGGGTGGAAATTCCCGCCGCTTCCCGCAGCGGCGATCGCCCCCCATCGGCCGCCACCACCAGCCGGGCCTGAAGCTGCTGGGTCTTGCCTTCATGACCATAGGTCACGATCGCCTCGTCGGTCCCATAGTCAATCGTCTCAACTTGCGCTGATTCGACACAGCATACATTGTCGGATTTGTCAATAAATTCTCGTAATCCTTGCAGGAGGGGGGTATGTTCCGCCACATAGCCCAAACGGTCTAGGTCTAAATCTTGAGGCAGAAAGCGCACATCAGCGGTGCGATCGCCATCAGACAGACGAATTTGGCGAAAGGTATTAATGCGGGGCAAAATCTCCTGCCAGACCCCAATTCCCTCCAGAATCCGTCCCGTGAGCAGGGTAACGGCATAGACCTGTTGTCGAGACAGGGCCGCCTCTCGGGACTGAGCATCGAGGAGAATTACCTGTAAGCCGGAATCCCGTAAGGCGCAGGCCAGGGCACTTCCAACCACCCCACCGCCGACAATGGCAACATCATAGTGGCAGCGGATCATCGGTGTAGGGGCGAACCCTTGTGGTCGCCCAGATGTAGGGGCGAACCCTTGTGGTCGCCCAGATGTAGGGGCGAACCCTTGTGGTCGCCCAGATGTAGGGGCGAACCCTTGTGGTCGCCCAGATGTAGGGGCGAACCCTTGTGGTCGCCCAGAAATAGACTGGGGCAATGAGGACATGAATCGATGACCAATGTAACCGTATGTTAAGCGTCGTTGTTCATATTATAAACACGACCTCGCCACTGAGTGGGGCGATGCAGCGCCGAGAGAGAAATCCGCAGGGCCGCCAGAGGGTCCGCCAGGGGGGAGAGCCAGAACAGCCAGGCCCCTTGGGACTGAGCGCGATCATAGGACGGGGCGATCGCCCAACCCAAAGCCACCCGAATCAGCAACAGCAGGGCATTCAGCCCCACCAAAATGCCCCCCAAAGGCGTTCCCGGCCCCCAAACCAGGAGGGACCCCAACAGCAGCGGTAGCGGCAGTCCTTGCAGCATCCAGAGTAGCCAAACATCACTCCAAGTCTGTCCCCAAGAGGAGGCATCCTTGAGGTCAAGCGATCGCCCCCATTCCCGCCAAGTTTCCGCCGCCCCATCGTACATCCGCACCTTCAGCAACTGACAGCCATCCCAAAAGGCCACCCGATAGCCGCGCCGGGCCACCTCTCGCGCCAAGGTGACATCATCACAGAACGAGCGACGGGCGCAGTGATAGCCATCAATGGCCTGCAACACCGAGCGTCGCACCAACAAACATTGCCCATTGGCCATCACCCGTTCCGCCGAGGGACTGGGGCTTCCCGTGGGGCCAAAGCGATACAGCAGAGTCATCAACAACGCCGGTTGCAGCAATAACTCACCAGGATATTTCAAAATAAAGCGCGGCGACAGAGAGACCAAATCATAGCCCTCCCGTTCCGCCTCCGCCACCAATCCCGCCACCAATCCGGGCTGGGGTTGCGTATCCGCATCAATCCCTAACAGCCACTCCACCGGGGGTAAGCTCGGTTTAGGGGCAGACTCAGACTCGACCGAGGAATCAGTGGGGGCAGCAAAATAGCGATAACCGTTATGGAGGGCCCAGGGACGGCCCACCCAATCCGGGGGTAGGGGATCATCTTCAATCAGGCGCACCCGAGGATCTCGTTGGGCGAAGGATTCTACTAACCCTTGAGTGCCATCCTCAGAACGACTATCCACCACCACAATCGATCGCACCTCATGGGCCTGCTGCGTCAATCCCGTTAAACAGGGACTGAGGCGGTGAACTTCATTGAGCGTCGGCACAATGACCCCCACCGTCCCCAAGCGATCGCCCAACAGGACTTGGGGAGTGAGGGGGGGTTTACGAGTGGGGCCTGCGGCTAAGCGAGACAAGAGAATGGCCACAGCCGGAAGCTGAAGCAGCAGCAAAAGGAAAATCAGGCTATCCATGAATCGTGTAAGTTTGGGGCAGCGAGGGCGATCGCCAAGGGCAACAGCAAAGATTCTATCTTAGGCAAGAATGTGCCCCAAACCACAAGCCTAGTCCGACTCACCCATCAGGGGAGTTACTTGGCCGCCGTTTCCAAGGCAGGATAATCCATCTCAGCGTCAGACACCCGAGGAGTCTCCTCCTCAGACGCCACCTCCTGAGGAGCCAGTCGCCAACATAGCAACGCCGGAACCACCCCAAAGAGAGTGCTAAGAAGGGTCGGAACGGTAAACTGAGCATCCAACAGCACTAAGGTGATGCTGGCCCCAAACGTAAAATTAACCAAATACACCGCCACCGGCAGGCCCAACTCCCGTCGGGGGAGCAGAAACTGCTTGCCATTTTGTAACGCCGTGGCCACGGTCATATAGACCACCCCAGTGCCAATCCAGCCGGCGATATTGCGGTAGGGCATCCCAAAGAAGCTGCCCACTTCGTCAAAGGCCCAGAACGGATAGGGAGTCTGACTCATCGCCGGATCT contains these protein-coding regions:
- the cphA gene encoding cyanophycin synthetase; amino-acid sequence: MKILKILTLRGPNYWSIRRQKLIVMRLDLEDLAERTTDTISGFYETLSELLPSIEDHFCSPGHRGGFLKRVKEGTLLGHVIEHVALEMQTLAGMEVGFGRARSTATPGIYNVVFEYKDERAGRYAARAAVRMCTSIVETGRYPLAELEQDLTDLQDLRDEAALGPSTEALIKEADRRYIPWTQLSARAMIRFGTGVHQKRVQATLTDNTGILGVELACDKEGTKTILADAGIPVPRGTVIHYLDELEDAIADVGGYPVVIKPLDGNHGRGIAINIRSWQEAEASYDAASEESKTRSVIVERYYEGQDHRVLVIDGKLVAVAERVPAHVVGDGKSTIAELVDDVNQDPRRGDGHDNILTRLKLDNTSLQWLDRQGLDAHSIPDKGEVCYLRATANLSTGGIAIDRTDEIHPENRWIAERVAKIIGLDIIGMDIVTSDISRPLRETDGVIVEVNAAPGFRMHVSPSEGTPRNVAKPVLDMLFPPGTPHSVPIISITGTNGKTTTTRLIAHICKQTGQVVGYTTTDGTYIGDFLAEAGDNTGPQSAGLILGDPTVEMAVLETARGGILRSGLAFEEANVGVVLNVAADHLGIGDIDTIEQMASVKAVVAEAVHPDGYAVLNADDVLVAGMAKNLRSNIAYFSMNPDNEIVRGHVENGGKAAVYQDGYLVVLDGGSMVRIAKAEEVPLTLKGMAPFMIANALAACIATYVQGVELEAIRAGLATFKASVDQTPGRMNLFDLGDFHALVDYAHNAASYEALGGFVRNWPGSCIGVIGGPGDRRDEDFVELGRLSAEIFDQIIVKEDDDTRGRPRGDAADWICKGIEEVNPDARYESILSEEKAINIALDEAPKDSLVVILPESVSRAIRLIKERNPVGDA
- a CDS encoding FAD-dependent hydroxylase, producing the protein MIRCHYDVAIVGGGVVGSALACALRDSGLQVILLDAQSREAALSRQQVYAVTLLTGRILEGIGVWQEILPRINTFRQIRLSDGDRTADVRFLPQDLDLDRLGYVAEHTPLLQGLREFIDKSDNVCCVESAQVETIDYGTDEAIVTYGHEGKTQQLQARLVVAADGGRSPLREAAGISTRGWKYWQSCVTFKVKPEKSHDDIAYEKFQASGPFAILPLPGNRCNVVWTAPHGEAKALMELDEAAFRERLQQRFGSEMGRVELASPRYLFPVQLMQSDRYVKPRLALVGDAAHRCHPVGGQGMNLGIRDVAALAEVLQSAQQRGQDIGTLTVLKRYERWRKLENLTILGFTDVLDRLFSNDWWPLVLLRQLGLWGLRHLPPVKTTALRLMTGLLGRQPQLAQD
- a CDS encoding glycosyltransferase, whose protein sequence is MDSLIFLLLLLQLPAVAILLSRLAAGPTRKPPLTPQVLLGDRLGTVGVIVPTLNEVHRLSPCLTGLTQQAHEVRSIVVVDSRSEDGTQGLVESFAQRDPRVRLIEDDPLPPDWVGRPWALHNGYRYFAAPTDSSVESESAPKPSLPPVEWLLGIDADTQPQPGLVAGLVAEAEREGYDLVSLSPRFILKYPGELLLQPALLMTLLYRFGPTGSPSPSAERVMANGQCLLVRRSVLQAIDGYHCARRSFCDDVTLAREVARRGYRVAFWDGCQLLKVRMYDGAAETWREWGRSLDLKDASSWGQTWSDVWLLWMLQGLPLPLLLGSLLVWGPGTPLGGILVGLNALLLLIRVALGWAIAPSYDRAQSQGAWLFWLSPLADPLAALRISLSALHRPTQWRGRVYNMNNDA